From Dietzia sp. ANT_WB102, a single genomic window includes:
- a CDS encoding SDR family NAD(P)-dependent oxidoreductase: MSARVALVTGGSRGVGRGVATALADAGWTVYVTGRSAERLQGTIEAASGAPGQIRPLECDHSRDEEILAVVARIVSETGRLDLLVNNVWTNPKGFMGFNGKFWERPATDWDALMGVGLRAHYVACCEAAKVMVPQGSGLMVNISSFGSRAPFHTVLYGMSKTALDKMASDMAPELAGTGVSTLSLWLGLIRTELLLSLGMDDFNGFPLDRAEDPTFVGRVIAALADDPDLARMSGSTVITAEYGRENGIRNDDGEMPLSHRGAFGGGPLFPPVTDEQLGIETVDEVAAAGGHNGFVGE; this comes from the coding sequence ATGAGCGCCCGTGTCGCCTTGGTCACCGGCGGCAGCCGCGGCGTCGGTCGCGGGGTGGCCACCGCGCTCGCCGACGCGGGGTGGACCGTCTACGTCACCGGGCGGTCGGCCGAGCGGCTGCAGGGCACCATCGAGGCAGCCTCCGGCGCCCCGGGCCAGATACGCCCACTCGAATGCGACCACTCCCGGGACGAGGAGATCCTCGCCGTCGTCGCCCGGATCGTCTCCGAGACCGGGCGCCTGGACCTGCTGGTCAACAATGTGTGGACCAACCCCAAGGGGTTCATGGGGTTCAACGGCAAGTTCTGGGAGCGCCCGGCCACGGACTGGGACGCCCTCATGGGGGTCGGGCTGCGCGCCCACTACGTCGCCTGCTGCGAGGCCGCCAAGGTGATGGTGCCGCAGGGTTCCGGCCTGATGGTCAACATCTCCTCGTTCGGGTCGCGCGCCCCGTTCCACACCGTGCTCTACGGGATGAGCAAGACAGCCCTGGACAAGATGGCGTCCGACATGGCGCCCGAACTCGCCGGCACCGGGGTGTCGACTCTCTCGCTGTGGCTCGGCCTCATCCGCACCGAGTTGCTGCTGTCGCTGGGGATGGACGACTTCAACGGCTTCCCGCTGGACCGCGCGGAGGACCCGACGTTCGTCGGACGCGTGATCGCCGCACTCGCCGACGACCCCGACCTGGCCCGGATGAGCGGTTCGACCGTCATCACGGCCGAGTACGGTCGCGAGAACGGCATAAGGAACGACGACGGCGAGATGCCTCTCTCGCACCGAGGTGCGTTCGGCGGGGGCCCGCTCTTCCCACCGGTGACCGACGAGCAGTTGGGGATCGAGACAGTAGACGAGGTGGCCGCGGCGGGTGGTCACAACGGATTCGTCGGCGAGTAG
- a CDS encoding nuclear transport factor 2 family protein, with protein sequence MQHEEIVRAREAIEQLKYRYWRACDAKDPEGFRSCFVATGGVLDFGPLGRTDPDTMVGIFRQIALATAEDGGPRILDMHHGFMPSITVEDGGPSSPPRRATGTWTLHFRQVDRDKGTETLSTGEYSDVYVLEGGRWVMAECLFTPGWSITRSLDDATVTFPDVTVEPVAATAGADS encoded by the coding sequence ATGCAGCATGAGGAGATAGTCCGCGCCCGCGAGGCGATCGAACAGCTCAAGTACCGGTACTGGCGGGCCTGCGACGCCAAGGACCCGGAGGGTTTTCGTTCCTGCTTCGTGGCCACCGGCGGGGTGCTGGACTTCGGCCCCCTCGGGCGAACCGACCCCGACACGATGGTCGGGATCTTCCGTCAGATCGCGCTGGCGACGGCCGAGGACGGCGGCCCACGGATCCTCGATATGCACCACGGGTTCATGCCCTCGATCACCGTGGAGGACGGCGGACCGAGCAGCCCGCCACGACGGGCCACCGGAACCTGGACTCTCCACTTCCGACAGGTCGACCGGGACAAGGGCACCGAGACCCTCTCCACGGGTGAGTACTCGGACGTCTACGTGCTTGAGGGCGGCCGCTGGGTGATGGCCGAGTGCCTGTTCACCCCGGGTTGGTCGATCACCAGAAGCCTGGACGACGCGACCGTCACCTTCCCTGATGTCACGGTCGAGCCCGTGGCCGCGACCGCTGGAGCGGACTCATGA
- a CDS encoding nuclear transport factor 2 family protein, translating to MSRTLVELSDRWDLQDLVTRYATCIDSRDFDGLDRVFTPDARVSYTASGGPDDDYPVIRAWLAEMLPIFAATQHLMGNLDVRLDGDSATGRVMCFNPMALKPVEEKDQQVFFYGLWYALEFVRTDAGWRIARLTQQQAFHHNLP from the coding sequence ATGAGCCGAACACTGGTCGAACTATCCGATCGCTGGGACCTGCAGGACCTCGTCACCAGGTACGCAACCTGCATCGACTCGCGAGACTTCGACGGTCTGGATCGGGTGTTCACCCCGGACGCCCGCGTGAGTTACACCGCCTCCGGCGGGCCGGACGACGACTACCCGGTGATCCGCGCCTGGCTGGCGGAGATGCTGCCGATCTTCGCCGCCACCCAGCACCTCATGGGCAACCTCGATGTGCGCCTCGACGGCGACTCGGCCACCGGGCGGGTGATGTGCTTCAACCCGATGGCACTGAAGCCGGTCGAGGAGAAAGACCAGCAGGTGTTCTTCTACGGACTCTGGTACGCGCTCGAGTTCGTCCGCACGGACGCCGGATGGCGGATCGCCCGCCTCACCCAGCAGCAGGCGTTCCACCACAACCTGCCTTGA
- a CDS encoding DUF4261 domain-containing protein yields MTETPQPDQPAVDPRTGEDLSWKQTPVAIVLLDRPAPDHTEVGELLAEIFEGSYEVERGSHDDPATAVYIEDATVIVSSVDAPVPEAVQYTRDLAAWNGGEAVVESHRSQVVVAAFRWGPIGDDGEPGEPEYLDPRLDTLRCELAVSTVTAALTALPGAVAVTVGGAAATLPAGPYRDLVAGNPVPAPALVGVRAGMQTDTTSCVYTSGMGRFGRMDIERLDVDAPPSAVYAEMCNLVAYSLATGTIFQPGQTIEVGGPQPLVASAELSPFTGQEILRLAPADQP; encoded by the coding sequence ATGACCGAGACGCCACAGCCCGACCAGCCCGCCGTCGATCCGCGGACCGGCGAGGACTTGTCGTGGAAGCAGACACCGGTGGCGATCGTCCTACTCGACCGGCCCGCCCCCGACCACACCGAAGTCGGCGAGTTGCTCGCGGAGATCTTCGAGGGCTCGTACGAGGTCGAGCGGGGATCCCACGACGACCCCGCCACGGCGGTCTACATCGAGGACGCGACCGTCATCGTGTCCTCAGTCGACGCCCCCGTGCCCGAGGCCGTCCAGTACACGCGTGACCTGGCGGCCTGGAACGGGGGCGAGGCCGTGGTGGAATCTCACCGGTCCCAGGTGGTGGTGGCGGCGTTCCGGTGGGGGCCCATCGGGGACGACGGCGAGCCGGGCGAACCCGAGTATCTGGATCCGCGACTCGACACGCTTCGGTGCGAACTGGCGGTGTCGACCGTGACCGCGGCACTGACCGCGCTGCCCGGAGCGGTGGCCGTCACGGTGGGCGGCGCCGCGGCGACCCTGCCAGCTGGCCCATATCGCGACCTCGTCGCGGGCAATCCGGTGCCGGCCCCGGCGCTCGTCGGTGTGCGGGCGGGAATGCAGACCGACACCACGTCGTGCGTCTACACCAGCGGGATGGGCCGATTCGGCCGGATGGATATAGAGAGGCTCGATGTGGACGCGCCACCGTCGGCGGTCTACGCGGAGATGTGCAATCTCGTGGCCTACTCGCTGGCCACAGGGACCATCTTCCAGCCCGGCCAGACCATCGAGGTCGGCGGGCCGCAGCCTCTCGTCGCGAGCGCCGAGCTCTCGCCGTTCACCGGGCAGGAGATTCTCCGGCTCGCGCCCGCCGATCAGCCGTGA
- a CDS encoding alpha/beta fold hydrolase, whose product MSALDFESTSKTITAGRFELHYHEAGEQSLAEPESAVPVLFLHGSGPGVTAWSNFAGNFPVFAERFHTILLDMPGFGKSSDLEWEKAYPLIAAEAIDAFCEAKGIEKVDIIGNSMGGNVACETALAYPHRVRKMALMGPGGLAAPLFTPEPSEGSRRLFEFLANPSDEAMAAWVDTMVGNKKVVDDDLIRARTEAATAPGAVERMYSVFGSILKPENAYTPLYARASQIRQETMLIWGRDDRMLPYEQAHFAFRQLPRAELHAFSRCGHWAMIEQKDKFERLVIDFLLN is encoded by the coding sequence ATGAGCGCCCTCGACTTCGAGTCCACCAGCAAGACCATCACCGCCGGCCGCTTCGAGCTGCACTACCACGAGGCGGGCGAGCAGAGCCTCGCCGAGCCCGAGAGCGCGGTCCCCGTCCTGTTCCTGCACGGCTCCGGCCCCGGCGTGACCGCGTGGTCCAACTTCGCCGGCAACTTCCCCGTATTCGCCGAGCGTTTCCACACCATCCTGCTGGACATGCCGGGTTTCGGGAAGAGCTCGGACCTGGAGTGGGAGAAGGCGTACCCCCTCATCGCCGCCGAGGCGATCGACGCGTTCTGCGAGGCCAAGGGCATCGAGAAGGTCGACATCATCGGCAACTCGATGGGGGGCAACGTCGCCTGCGAGACCGCGCTCGCCTACCCGCACCGGGTCCGCAAGATGGCGCTGATGGGCCCCGGCGGACTCGCGGCACCCCTGTTCACCCCGGAGCCCAGCGAGGGGTCGCGCCGGCTGTTCGAGTTCCTGGCGAACCCGTCCGACGAGGCCATGGCGGCGTGGGTCGACACGATGGTCGGCAATAAGAAGGTCGTGGACGACGACCTCATCCGCGCCCGCACGGAGGCGGCCACCGCGCCGGGTGCCGTCGAGCGCATGTACTCGGTCTTCGGTTCGATCCTCAAGCCCGAGAACGCGTATACGCCGCTGTACGCCCGCGCCTCCCAGATCCGGCAGGAGACCATGCTCATCTGGGGCCGCGATGACCGGATGCTTCCGTACGAACAGGCCCACTTCGCGTTCCGTCAGCTGCCTCGCGCCGAGCTCCACGCATTCTCCCGCTGTGGTCACTGGGCGATGATCGAGCAGAAGGATAAGTTCGAGCGCCTCGTGATCGACTTCCTGCTCAACTGA
- a CDS encoding prolyl oligopeptidase family serine peptidase: MNRFTSAALAVAVGALVGVAPVAVSPAPASADAMPSPSWSGLDTRRWDAPVPAPGVPAAMVPLDPALSLPQAGRAVRQAYGTIDQHGRNAIATSAVFLPHGTPPEGGWPVVAWAHGTTGLGDDCAPSTQPRSERDAEYLGHWLDRGYAVVAADYVGLGTPGLLSYLNGQVAARGIVDSLIAARADGLPLSATWGLVGQSQGAGAALVTATRATELGARAGLDYRGVVATGAPANIEHLFQWGGPGFPPVQLPTGLNVYAMYILAGFRDQHPEVDLNQFLTPQGREMVDAAETLCYGAMREKVGDFQVSQTLTRPLKDIPDVFGLLQRYMGTPAIGYDRPVFLGQGLLDTDVPAPSALSLAAEMTLNQQPLELHVYPDRDHSGTVYAATPDATAFLERVMR; encoded by the coding sequence ATGAACCGCTTCACCTCAGCGGCGCTCGCCGTCGCCGTCGGCGCCCTCGTCGGGGTTGCCCCTGTGGCCGTCTCCCCCGCCCCCGCTTCAGCCGACGCAATGCCGTCGCCGTCGTGGTCCGGCCTCGACACCCGGCGGTGGGACGCGCCCGTCCCGGCCCCCGGTGTGCCCGCCGCCATGGTGCCGCTCGACCCGGCACTCTCGCTGCCACAGGCCGGGAGGGCCGTGCGGCAGGCGTACGGGACGATCGACCAGCACGGCCGAAACGCTATCGCCACGTCCGCGGTGTTCCTGCCACACGGCACCCCTCCGGAGGGTGGCTGGCCGGTCGTGGCGTGGGCACATGGCACCACCGGCCTCGGCGACGACTGCGCACCATCGACGCAGCCGCGCTCGGAACGAGACGCCGAATACCTCGGCCACTGGCTAGATCGGGGCTACGCCGTGGTGGCCGCTGACTACGTGGGACTCGGAACTCCCGGCCTGCTCAGCTACCTCAACGGCCAGGTGGCGGCCCGTGGGATCGTCGACTCACTCATCGCCGCCCGCGCGGACGGGCTGCCCTTGTCCGCCACGTGGGGACTCGTCGGCCAGTCCCAGGGTGCCGGAGCCGCGCTCGTCACGGCGACCCGCGCCACCGAACTTGGCGCACGGGCCGGGCTGGACTACCGCGGCGTGGTGGCGACCGGCGCCCCGGCCAACATCGAGCACCTCTTCCAATGGGGCGGACCCGGATTCCCGCCCGTCCAGCTCCCGACGGGGCTCAACGTCTACGCGATGTACATCCTCGCCGGGTTCCGCGACCAGCACCCGGAGGTGGACCTCAATCAGTTCCTCACGCCGCAGGGTCGCGAGATGGTCGACGCCGCTGAGACTCTTTGCTATGGCGCGATGCGCGAGAAGGTGGGCGACTTCCAGGTCTCGCAGACGCTGACCCGGCCACTGAAGGACATCCCCGACGTCTTCGGGCTCCTTCAGCGCTATATGGGCACCCCGGCCATCGGCTACGACCGGCCGGTGTTCCTCGGCCAAGGCCTCCTCGACACGGATGTTCCGGCGCCCTCGGCCCTCTCACTCGCCGCCGAGATGACCCTCAACCAGCAACCACTTGAGCTCCACGTCTATCCGGACCGGGATCACAGCGGGACCGTCTACGCGGCCACCCCGGACGCCACCGCATTCCTCGAGCGGGTGATGCGGTGA
- a CDS encoding siderophore-interacting protein, translated as MHGEVRTTERLTPSLIRIVLGGPGLNNFVMPDDDTDAYVNLAVPPRGATYGPVFDPREVRETHPREHWPARRRCTVRRWNAAARELTLDFVVHGGSGAAGAWALAAQPGDVLVFNGPGSGYHPDPTVEWHFMAGDESALPAIAASLEKVPAHARVVVRLVCDGPEHELPLESPGRLDLRWVHRTEADPAPLLAAVEAASFPGEGVQAFIHGEAEETRALRRHVIRERGVSRETMSCSPYWRRGMSDEQWRSVKRDFVAAMNSEA; from the coding sequence GTGCACGGCGAGGTCCGCACCACCGAGCGACTCACCCCGTCCCTCATCCGTATCGTCCTGGGGGGCCCGGGTCTGAACAACTTCGTGATGCCGGATGACGACACCGACGCTTACGTGAACCTGGCTGTGCCACCGCGAGGGGCCACCTACGGCCCGGTGTTCGACCCTCGCGAGGTGCGCGAGACCCACCCCCGCGAACATTGGCCGGCACGTCGGCGCTGCACGGTGCGGAGATGGAACGCAGCAGCGCGGGAGCTGACTCTGGACTTTGTGGTCCACGGCGGTTCCGGCGCGGCCGGAGCATGGGCTCTGGCTGCCCAGCCGGGCGACGTGCTGGTCTTCAACGGGCCCGGTAGCGGCTATCACCCGGACCCGACGGTCGAGTGGCATTTCATGGCGGGTGACGAATCCGCATTGCCGGCCATCGCCGCCTCGCTGGAGAAAGTGCCCGCACACGCCCGCGTCGTGGTGCGACTGGTGTGCGACGGTCCCGAGCACGAGCTGCCCCTCGAAAGCCCTGGGCGCCTGGATCTTCGATGGGTACATCGCACTGAGGCGGATCCCGCACCATTACTCGCCGCCGTCGAGGCAGCTTCATTTCCCGGAGAAGGCGTGCAGGCCTTCATCCACGGTGAAGCAGAGGAGACACGGGCACTGCGGCGCCATGTGATCCGCGAGCGGGGGGTCTCCCGCGAGACGATGTCGTGCTCGCCGTACTGGCGGCGCGGGATGTCGGACGAGCAGTGGCGCTCGGTGAAGAGGGACTTCGTCGCGGCCATGAACTCGGAGGCCTGA
- a CDS encoding VOC family protein, which yields MSLAELKMITVDCADPPASATFWSHVLGWDVAHSQDEYAMLSGPTSALGFGLVPDYRAPTWPNSHGSKQFHFDLAVDDLATAEDAMVALGARVPDEQPGDSWRVLIDPGGHPFCLTLASNW from the coding sequence ATGAGTCTGGCAGAGCTGAAGATGATCACCGTGGACTGCGCAGACCCGCCCGCGTCGGCGACCTTCTGGTCTCACGTACTGGGCTGGGACGTGGCGCACTCCCAGGACGAATACGCGATGCTGTCGGGGCCGACAAGTGCACTGGGATTCGGTCTCGTGCCCGACTACCGGGCACCAACCTGGCCCAACTCGCACGGCTCCAAGCAGTTTCACTTCGACCTCGCGGTAGACGACCTCGCGACTGCCGAGGACGCGATGGTCGCTCTCGGCGCCCGGGTGCCGGATGAGCAGCCCGGGGACTCCTGGCGCGTGCTGATAGATCCGGGCGGTCATCCCTTCTGCCTGACCCTCGCCAGTAACTGGTAA
- a CDS encoding DUF1801 domain-containing protein has translation MTGRASPAKAAVGDEPVFAYIASLPQPQREIAKAVDALAARTLPSLQRSVKWGMAYYGVGEGWCFSCGGFAGHVKLMFINGATLLDPVPPVTPVGMGRATRGIELAAIGDLDERQVAAWMRQIAARPGIGGQKQKTRDVT, from the coding sequence ATGACCGGTAGGGCGAGTCCTGCGAAGGCGGCGGTCGGAGACGAGCCGGTCTTCGCCTACATCGCCAGCCTCCCGCAGCCGCAACGCGAGATCGCCAAGGCAGTGGACGCGCTCGCGGCCCGGACGCTTCCCAGCCTGCAGCGGTCGGTCAAGTGGGGGATGGCGTACTACGGAGTCGGCGAGGGGTGGTGCTTCAGCTGCGGCGGATTCGCCGGACATGTGAAGCTCATGTTCATCAACGGAGCAACGTTGCTCGACCCAGTACCTCCCGTGACGCCCGTCGGGATGGGCAGAGCGACACGCGGGATCGAACTAGCGGCGATCGGGGACCTCGACGAACGACAGGTCGCTGCGTGGATGAGGCAGATCGCGGCGAGGCCCGGCATCGGCGGTCAGAAGCAGAAGACCCGCGACGTGACCTGA
- a CDS encoding patatin-like phospholipase family protein, which translates to MTESHDLADQLPRPIGFVLGGGGSLGAAQVGMLEALAEVPVRADLVAGTSVGALNGAVVASDPVGAAHRLSHIWHDLETDMIMPGGLWARVTTVLRSRTNLYDSPRIGRLVAEEIGEEEIGQLPLPYLAMAVDADTAEPVQLTDGPLLSAMLASSAIPGVFPVVHRGGRDLYDGGLAVNTPVLEALAMGAGSLVVLDCNYPDRQIKRPTTVPEAILYAATIAARQQMERDLPVAAREVPVLVLPGPEYLPGLSPLDFTGSTPLIASAYEAGRHFLSTVKVDGPGLYRC; encoded by the coding sequence ATGACTGAGAGTCACGATCTTGCCGATCAGCTGCCCCGCCCGATCGGGTTCGTCCTCGGCGGGGGCGGCAGCCTCGGAGCGGCCCAGGTCGGAATGCTCGAAGCCCTCGCGGAGGTTCCGGTACGTGCCGACCTCGTCGCAGGAACCTCCGTCGGGGCCCTCAACGGTGCCGTCGTCGCCTCGGATCCGGTGGGAGCCGCGCACCGGCTCTCACACATCTGGCACGACCTCGAGACCGACATGATCATGCCGGGGGGCCTCTGGGCACGTGTGACCACGGTGCTGCGTAGTCGCACGAACCTCTACGACAGCCCCCGGATCGGTCGCCTGGTCGCCGAGGAGATCGGTGAGGAGGAGATCGGCCAACTACCGCTCCCGTACCTCGCGATGGCCGTGGACGCGGACACCGCGGAGCCGGTTCAGCTCACCGACGGCCCTCTGCTCAGCGCGATGCTGGCCAGTTCAGCCATCCCGGGGGTGTTCCCGGTGGTCCATCGCGGGGGTCGTGATCTCTACGACGGAGGACTCGCCGTCAACACGCCGGTACTCGAGGCCCTGGCGATGGGTGCCGGGTCGCTGGTGGTCCTCGACTGCAACTACCCCGATCGTCAGATCAAGCGACCCACCACGGTTCCCGAAGCGATCCTTTACGCGGCCACGATCGCGGCCCGGCAGCAGATGGAGCGCGACCTACCGGTTGCAGCGAGGGAGGTCCCCGTCCTGGTATTGCCCGGCCCCGAGTACCTCCCTGGCCTGTCTCCGCTGGACTTCACCGGGTCCACACCGTTGATCGCCTCGGCATATGAGGCCGGCCGTCACTTCCTGTCCACCGTGAAAGTCGACGGCCCGGGCCTCTATCGGTGCTGA